A genomic window from Elaeis guineensis isolate ETL-2024a chromosome 3, EG11, whole genome shotgun sequence includes:
- the LOC105042190 gene encoding LOW QUALITY PROTEIN: uncharacterized protein (The sequence of the model RefSeq protein was modified relative to this genomic sequence to represent the inferred CDS: inserted 2 bases in 2 codons) encodes MACMAIQSWTLSSLVGAYLDLALAYLFLCASALTFLASKFLAFFGLALPCPCNGLFGQPRCLQAHLVDYPPNKIAAVHMSLRGRFPFDCPHCSHRYDVDSLTDGGAEESCGSTSNDTPNSKKRASQEDVKGEGCRFGERPPLVPRRRRRRRPPLSRANPPPASPTPPPQLVGGKGRALPACPSALMARCNGGCLKKAEMVFAFLIQSWQLILYSIVGECIGFDKGAASATECNFMEKDASAGAKEVSGSEGNVTTVIRNLQRALKKEQCVHAALSLELKKERSAASTAADEAMAMILRLQKEKAEIEMEARQYRSIVEEKYAYNEEEMVILKEIIVRRERENHVLEKEVNAYRQIMLNGGDQQADIDLHDMMQMIAQKPGSSCDPLDESMLMLQQIYESVDKKEEVDGMFHQVDDTGXLVGDWQNWTIGFGNECMSENNVGHSIHGYVEQDDSMKRLHEEILASGDEKNIXFQEKGMVAMHEVTSHLTDEDGARIREIEMRLPLGQLDREKVQTSCQTCSGLAHAETGVCVHDVHVIDDKTHLGDKRHTREIGASRDADVNNELYRTKSVDRSTRNKVAGRSAGKLNIRRSCSDVTKKGQAMGGSCEKASCFDLRSHSMSAVDYERLILESEVELLRKRLKIIQQGRERLSFSIERKKESDQLPLSEERLCQLQELKQVTKPEKRFRLASLPPKSSKVWH; translated from the exons ATGGCGTGCATGGCGATCCAGAGCTGGACCTTGTCCTCCCTCGTGGGGGCCTACCTCGACCTCGCCCTTGCCTACCTCTTCCTTTGCGCCTCCGCCCTCACCTTCCTTGCCTCCAAGTTCTTGGCTTTCTTCGGTCTCGCCTTGCCATGCCCATGCAATGGACTCTTCGGCCAGCCACGCTGCCTCCAAGCCCACCTCGTCGACTACCCTCCCAACAAAATCGCTGCGGTCCATATGTCTCTGCGCGGCCGATTCCCCTTTGATTGCCCTCACTGCAGCCACCGCTACGACGTCGACTCCTTGACAGATGGTGGTGCGGAGGAGTCGTGTGGATCCACTTCTAACGATACCCCCAACTCCAAGAAGAGAGCCTCCCAAGAAGATGTCAAGGGTGAGGGGTGTCGTTTTGGAGAGAGGCCACCATTGGTCCCTCGCCGGCGGCGACGCCGGAGGCCTCCTCTCAGCCGAGCAAACCCTCCACCAGCCTCGCCCACTCCGCCCCCGCAGTTGGTGGGGGGCAAGGGGAGGGCACTCCCCGCCTGTCCTTCGGCACTGATGGCCAGATGCAACGGGGGGTGTCTGAAGAAAGCGGAGATGGTCTTTGCCTTTTTG ATACAAAGTTGGCAATTGATTTTGTATTCTATTGTAGGTGAATGCATTGGATTCGACAAAGGAGCTGCTTCTGCTACTGAATGTAATTTTATGGAGAAGGATGCATCTGCTGGTGCTAAAGAAGTAAGTGGATCCGAGGGAAATGTGACTACTGTTATAAGAAATTTGCAACGGGCGCTTAAAAAGGAGCAGTGTGTTCATGCCGCTCTCTCCCTGGAattgaagaaagagagaagtgctGCTTCTACTGCGGCGGACGAAGCCATGGCAATGATACTGCGCCTCCAAAAGGAAAAGGCGGAGATTGAGATGGAAGCTCGGCAGTACCGAAGTATTGTTGAAGAGAAATATGCTTACAACGAAGAAGAGATGGTGATTCTTAAGGAGATCATTGTTAGACGGGAAAGAGAGAATCACGTCTTAGAGAAAGAAGTTAATGCGTATCGGCAAATCATGCTTAACGGTGGGGACCAGCAAGCTGATATTGATCTGCATGATATGATGCAGATGATCGCCCAGAAGCCTGGTTCTTCATGTGATCCATTGGATGAATCAATGCTGATGTTACAACAGATCTATGAATCTGTTGACAAGAAGGAAGAGGTGGACGGTATGTTCCACCAGGTGGATGATACTG CTTTGGTTGGTGATTGGCAAAACTGGACTATTGGTTTTGGCAATGAATGCATGTCTGAAAATAACGTAGGCCATTCAATTCATGGGTATGTTGAGCAGGATGATAGCATGAAACGGCTTCATGAAGAAATTTTGGCTAGTGGAGATGAAAAGAACA GATTCCAGGAGAAGGGCATGGTGGCAATGCATGAGGTTACCTCGCATTTGACTGATGAAGATGGTGCAAGGATAAGAGAAATTGAGATGAGACTTCCTTTAGGCCAATTAGATAGGGAGAAAGTCCAAACTTCTTGTCAAACATGTAGTGGTTTAGCTCATGCTGAGACTGGAGTATGTGTCCATGATGTACATGTCATTGATGACAAAACCCATTTGGGTGACAAGAGACATACAAGGGAAATAGGTGCATCTCGGGATGCTGATGTGAATAATGAATTATATCGAACTAAGTCTGTTGATCGTTCAACTAGAAACAAAGTTGCAGGACGGAGTGCTGGGAAACTCAACATTCGTAGGAGTTGCTCAGATGTGACAAAGAAGGGGCAAGCGATGGGTGGTTCTTGTGAGAAAGCTTCATGTTTCGATTTGAGGAGTCATTCCATGTCTGCAGTTGACTATGAAAGGTTAATACTAGAAAGTGAAGTTGAGCTCTTAAGGAAAAGACTAAAGATCATTCAACAAGGAAGAGAACGGCTGAGCTTTTCTATAGAGCGCAAAAAGGAATCTGACCAGTTGCCGCTCTCGGAGGAGAGATTATGTCAACTTCAAGAGCTTAAACAAGTAACAAAACCTGAAAAAAGGTTTCGCCTGGCTTCTTTGCCACCTAAATCATCCAAGGTATGGCATTAA